A portion of the Streptococcus sp. Marseille-Q6470 genome contains these proteins:
- a CDS encoding homoserine dehydrogenase has protein sequence MSVKIALLGFGTVASGVPFLLKENREKIVQAAQSEIEVAKVLVKDDQEKARLLEAGNDFNFVTNIDEILSDKDITIVVELMGRIEPAKTFITRALEAGKHVVTANKDLLAVHGAELLEIAKTHNVALYYEAAVAGGIPILRTLVNSLASDKITRVLGVVNGTSNFMMTKMVTEGWSYEDALAEAQRLGFAESDPTNDVDGIDAAYKMVILSQFAFGMNVKFEDVGHQGIRNITPEDVAVAQELGYVVKLVGSIEETASGIAAEVTPTFLPKEHPLASVNGVMNAVFVESIGIGESMYYGPGAGQKPTATSVVADIARIVRRLNDGTIGKAFNEYSRPVVLAKPEDVKANYYFSILAPDSKGQVLKLAELFNAEDISFKQILQDGKQEGKARIVIITHKINKAQLENITAALKRVSEFELLNTFKVLGD, from the coding sequence ATGTCAGTTAAGATTGCTTTACTTGGATTTGGTACAGTAGCCAGTGGTGTACCATTCTTGCTAAAGGAAAATAGAGAAAAAATCGTTCAAGCAGCCCAGTCAGAAATTGAAGTAGCTAAAGTTTTGGTCAAAGATGATCAAGAAAAAGCACGCTTGCTTGAAGCGGGAAATGATTTTAATTTTGTAACAAATATCGATGAAATCTTGTCAGACAAAGACATCACGATCGTTGTTGAGTTGATGGGACGTATCGAGCCTGCAAAAACCTTTATCACTCGTGCGTTAGAAGCAGGGAAACACGTCGTAACAGCCAACAAGGACCTTTTGGCAGTCCATGGTGCAGAATTGCTTGAAATTGCTAAAACTCACAATGTTGCTCTCTACTACGAAGCAGCTGTTGCAGGAGGAATTCCAATCCTTCGTACCTTGGTTAACTCACTAGCATCAGACAAAATCACACGTGTTCTTGGTGTTGTCAATGGAACATCAAACTTCATGATGACTAAAATGGTAACCGAAGGTTGGTCTTACGAGGATGCTTTGGCAGAAGCCCAACGACTTGGCTTCGCTGAAAGCGACCCAACCAATGATGTGGACGGGATTGATGCAGCCTACAAGATGGTCATCCTTAGCCAGTTTGCTTTTGGGATGAATGTCAAGTTTGAAGATGTTGGTCACCAAGGAATTCGCAACATCACTCCAGAAGATGTAGCAGTAGCTCAAGAACTTGGTTATGTTGTGAAATTAGTTGGTTCTATCGAAGAAACAGCTTCTGGAATCGCTGCTGAGGTTACACCAACCTTCCTTCCTAAAGAACACCCACTAGCAAGTGTTAACGGTGTTATGAATGCTGTCTTTGTGGAATCTATCGGTATCGGCGAGTCTATGTACTACGGACCAGGTGCAGGTCAAAAACCAACTGCAACAAGTGTTGTGGCTGATATTGCCCGTATCGTTCGTCGTTTGAATGATGGAACAATTGGAAAAGCCTTTAATGAATACAGCCGTCCAGTGGTCTTGGCTAAGCCAGAAGATGTCAAAGCCAACTACTATTTCTCAATCTTGGCTCCAGACTCAAAAGGTCAAGTCTTGAAATTGGCTGAACTCTTTAACGCAGAAGATATTTCCTTCAAGCAAATCCTACAAGATGGTAAGCAAGAAGGTAAGGCTCGTATTGTCATCATCACTCATAAAATCAACAAGGCGCAACTTGAAAATATTACAGCAGCTTTGAAGCGTGTATCTGAGTTTGAACTTCTCAATACCTTCAAGGTTTTAGGAGACTAA